Proteins encoded by one window of Mus musculus strain C57BL/6J chromosome 10, GRCm38.p6 C57BL/6J:
- the Taf7l2 gene encoding RIKEN cDNA 4933416C03 yields MSKSRDEPPHELENQFILRLPPEQASAVRKIIRSGNAAMREKLKIDLSPDSRRAVVQVDGVSLSAKLVDLPCVIGSLKTHDGKTFYKTADVSQMLLCSADDGDPHTSPEEPATSAGATVVGNKKEAEGKYIWKHGITPPLKNVRKKRFRKPTKKPADMKQGEESCRAYIDSKDVEKEVKRLLRSDAEAISSRWEVVVDDETKAVPSQTCTSHVPLPPEAGDHTSSACAMPQSTFSDSSSGKDDPENKDEEEEEEKEEKEEEDEDEEDEEEEEEEEEDDSEEDLERELQAKFIEFSLCEANESSSSVILGIQKLIHSKERKLQEIQAKAQRQKDLLRKLENLTLKSHFQSVLDQLKLQEKQKYEQILFLQEQLKCFLKK; encoded by the coding sequence ATGAGCAAAAGCCGAGATGAACCGCCTCACGAACTCGAGAACCAGTTCATACTGCGGCTGCCCCCAGAACAGGCTTCGGCGGTCAGGAAGATCATCCGTTCTGGAAATGCCGCCATGAGAGAGAAACTAAAAATCGACTTGTCTCCCGATTCACGCCGTGCCGTCGTTCAGGTAGATGGCGTCTCACTGTCTGCCAAACTTGTCGATTTGCCTTGTGTTATTGGAAGCCTGAAAACGCACGATGGGAAAACCTTTTATAAAACAGCCGATGTGTCCCAGATGCTATTGTGCAGCGCCGATGATGGTGATCCCCACACGTCCCCAGAAGAGCCAGCTACCTCTGCTGGTGCTACTGTAGTGGGAAACAAAAAGGAAGCAGAGGGAAAATATATCTGGAAGCATGGCATTACTCCACCACTTAAGAACGTCAGAAAGAAACGGTTTCGCAAACCAACAAAAAAGCCCGCCGATATGAAGCAAGGCGAAGAAAGCTGTAGGGCCTACATTGATTCCAAAGATGTGGAAAAGGAAGTGAAGAGGCTGCTGCGCTCAGATGCTGAAGCCATCAGCAGCCGATGGGAAGTCGTTGTTGATGATGAAACCAAGGCAGTACCAAGTCAAACCTGCACTTCACACGTTCCGTTGCCCCCTGAAGCAGGTGATCATACCTCATCAGCATGTGCTATGCCTCAGAGCACATTCAGTGATTCCAGCAGTGGCAAAGATGATCCAGAGAataaagatgaggaggaggaagaagaaaaagaggagaaggaagaagaggatgaggatgaggaggatgaagaggaggaagaggaagaagaggaagatgattcTGAAGAAGACCTGGAAAGAGAGCTACAAGCCAAGTTTATTGAGTTTAGCTTGTGTGAAGCTAATGAAAGTAGCAGTTCAGTAATTCTTGGAATTCAGAAGCTGATTCATTCCAAGGAGAGAAAACTCCAAGAGATCCAGGCCAaagcacagaggcagaaagatctcctcagaaaattggaaaacctgaCCCTCAAGAGTCATTTCCAGTCTGTGCTAGATCAGCTCAAGTTACAGGAGAAGCAGAAGTATGAACAGATCCTTTTTCTACAGGAACAACTGAAGTGTTTTTTGAAGAAGTAA